The nucleotide window AAAATGGAGAGAGCTCTACCTTGTAGACGATGGCACTTAAATTGCAATTGAACAAAAGATGCACGCAGCGTTACAGAGAAAGTTGGTTCTATTCGCAACATGTGTGCTCACCGGTTGCATTCCTTTGCTCGGCGAGGATGTGAGCGACGATGGTTCTGCCTCGCAGTATAAGCAATACCCCGCGTGCGAGATGGGTATGCATTCGCAGTGTGCCGCGCTGCGCGAAGGCGAAGCGCCAAGCGTGTGCACGCTGGTTTCCGAAGATCCCGAAGCACCAGAGTATCGCTGCCTTCCAGGAGATGGTAGCGCCGCGCAAATCGTCTTCAAAGATGCTTCAGAACTTCGCGCTGAGCTTGCACCGCCACCATTGCACCCTGTGGCGATTGAAGCGGGCATCGTCGATGAGCAAGAAGTCATCCTCAAAGAAATAAACGATATCAATCAACGTGAGGACCAAAGTGAGTGGAAGATGGGCGCCACGATGCGCTATGTCGAGTTAACGGCTCGCTTTGCGCTGCCCCTGCTTGCCAAAGAAAAAGAAGCAACCGCGCGTTTCGAGCAAGAGCTTGCCTATGCGGCGCGCGAACGATATGAGCCCTATTTTGAAGATATCGCCGAGCGGATGATGCAACAGTACCATGCGCAGCAAAAGCACGATGCGTTTTTGCAGCCAGTGGTAAGTAGTCTCGAGGAGCAAAGCACAAACGGCAGTAGGTTGCAGCAGTGCGCCGATGCTTTTGAGATGGACGCCATCAATATTGGCTCAGCGGAGCTTCAGCGCTGCAGCGACTTTTTCACCAGGCTGCTGCCTAGGCTTCAGAACATCAACGCCAAGCGCGGTTACTTTGAGCTCGGGGTGCTTGACCACTTGTATGAAAGCGCTTTTTGGCTCAGAGAACGCACATCCAGGCTTGAGGATGATTATAGCATCCCCAACACACAAACTGCACTGTATGCACACCTGCGGCAGCTCGCTGCCGAAGTGCTCGCAGTGTACCACACCATCATCGACTCAGAGCTAGCAGGAGCAAACATGTACCCGCACCTGCGCATGCACGTCAGCCAAGACATTCCGCGCAGCCCCGATGAAGGCGCCATGACACAGCCCACCATTTGGTCGCTCGGCATGTGGGCGGAAATAGCCGTCTCGGCGGTGGACTATAACGGTCATCCCAAATCAGTGCGCGTGAGCTGGTTTAAAAAGGCATTGGCGGACGTCATCGCGCAGCTCAAACTCAACAACGCCGAAGCCGCCAAACTGGTCACGCCAATTTATACGGATGTCCCTGAAACCATGGAAAAGGCGTGGAAGCTTTCCTACATCATCGAGCAGAGCGGACTGCTCTCGGTCTTTGGCGGCTACGACGAAGAAGGAAACCCCAAAGGTTTTCAGCGCATTCATGATGAGCTTATTGCTGAAGCCAGAGCCAAAGAGTTTGCGGCGCCTTGGGCAGGCTTGATTTCAGCGGGCGCGTGTATTGGCGCTACTTGGTACCTTGGGCCCACAGCTTTTCCTGCGCTTTTCGCCTGTGGTCTTGCAACCGGAGTGGGCATCTACCAGTACATGCGCCTTGCCACGCTCTCTGCCGCCATGAACACCTTTGCCTATGTGGGCATGGACGATGCCTTAGTGCCCCCAAGAGAAGCGAAGCGCCTTTCAGCGCTCACTTCACTCACAGGAACCCTTGTGGTCATCGATGTGCTGTTTTTCGCCATCGATGTTGGCACCAAGCTTTCCGAAGTCTACGATGCGGCCAAAGCAGCAGGCCTGCTCGATGAAGGTGTTGACCTTGGGCGCATCCGCAGAGCTTTGAACGATCATGTGCGCAGCATCCTGCGCTCGGGTGATATTCCGGTGGCATACGCAAGAGAGACAGATTTGCTTTTGCGCGATACCAAGCTGCGGCAATTCGTCATGGAGTGGGAACAATCAAAAGTCCCGTTTTATTTTGAACAGATTCCTAACTCAGCAGAAATACTCGCGGAGGGAATTTGGAAGAGTGCGGGTGAACTAAGTGGAACGCAAGTTCGCGATATATTCACGAATGCACGCGCGGAACTCAATGTGGTTGAATACCTCGACGAAGCCGCAAACTACGATAACATCGACCACTTTGAAGCTGCTTCCGCACTACTGGATCGTCACGGAATCGCAAATATCCATACTGCGACGAACCTTGGTGATGGAGTTTTTGTGTCGGTGCCGCGCAGACTTCCAAGCGATCTCTCCGTGGAATTGATTGTTGATGGTAATGAGCGGCTCCTTATCACGGGCTATTATGCGCATCCCGATATTCATATGCAGTATTGGGACGCCTTAGCTGAAATCTTAAATGAACTTGTTGATATCAAGCGTTCCGGTGCACGGGATTTAGATAGGATTTATGATCTGCTAGCGGATTACACACTGATAGCTACCGGGTTTGATCCCTATCTCAGCTTAAATTTTGGCTTATTCTATCAAATCAATCTCCAAGCACACCAGCTCTTTGGACTTCCGCTCCAGTATACCTATGCACTTGACCACCTTATGTGGGCCAGTCTGGACGTCGATACTGGCCGGCAGATCTACCGAGCCTGGGCAACAAACCCAGATTTTTTGGAGGACGTCAAAAACACGCCTGTTTTGTTTTCAAGATACAGCCAATAATTCCTTCTTCAGTTGAAACATGGGGATACTTTGGATTGAAACCGATGAGGTTGACAACACATTTTCTACGACTTGTGTTTTCTTTGAAACTATTCCAAGTTTTCTCTTGGACTCTGATTGAAACGCCTTTTCAATAGTTCCCTGATTTGGTGGGGTGATTACACCATGCGCGCGATGGTGAGACGCGAGCTGTTGGAGCGCAAAGGCGATCCTGAACGTCGAAAGAGCTGGGAGGCTGCTGCTCCTGGACTGCACTTTAGCCCAGACTGGTGTCACAAAGCAGAAAAGAAGTTGGAAGGCTCGGTGTGCAGCGCCTCTTGGCGTTCAGCAGGTTCTCGTCGCGGCGAACGCTAGAATTCATTGCATATATCAAGTATCTGCGAGCTTCCTTGAAAACGCCTTGGCACAAATTCCCGGCACAAATTACCTTGAAAACGCCTTGGCACTGAGGTAGGCACTGAGGTAGAACCATTATCCACCGAACCATGAAACGTGCACTCGTCACTGGCGCCTCAAGCGGTATCGGAAAAGTTTTTGCGCAGAAGCTCGCTGAGCAAGGCTCAGCGCTTACCTTAGTTGCCCGGACTCAAACAAAACTCGAAGAGCTTAAGACAACTTTGACCGGAGAAGGCCATGAAGTTTTGACCACGGATTTATCCAAGCCAAATGAAGTCACAGCGCTTTGCAAGCATATCGAGCAACGCAGGCCTGGGCGTTTATGGCGATTTCCCGGAAAGCAGCCTCGATGATCTCATGTTCATGCAACGGGTTAACTGTGATGCGCTGCTTTAGTTAACGCACGCTTATTTGCGTAGCGCTGGGCGCGGCGGCGCGCTGATCAATGTAGCATCGGTGCTAGCGTTTTTGCCCTTCCCCCACGGTGGCGCCCTTTATGCTGCCACCAAAGCTTTTGTTAGCTCCCTTTTACTTGCCCTTTGGGAAGAGCAGCGCGCGCGGGGGGTGTATGTGATGGGCCTTTGCCCGGGCGCGACCTCTACTGAGTTTTTTGACCGCGCAGGCGGCGATCCAAACGAGCCGCCACCCGAGGCCATCATGCAAACTCCGCAGCAGGTGGT belongs to Myxococcales bacterium and includes:
- a CDS encoding SDR family NAD(P)-dependent oxidoreductase, whose translation is MKRALVTGASSGIGKVFAQKLAEQGSALTLVARTQTKLEELKTTLTGEGHEVLTTDLSKPNEVTALCKHIEQRRPGRLWRFPGKQPR
- a CDS encoding SDR family NAD(P)-dependent oxidoreductase, coding for MRSAGRGGALINVASVLAFLPFPHGGALYAATKAFVSSLLLALWEEQRARGVYVMGLCPGATSTEFFDRAGGDPNEPPPEAIMQTPQQVVSEALHALHRRKKPIVVTGGMNRVFVFLSRLMSFRTQTKIMKKTAPKKR